The following is a genomic window from Stenotrophomonas maltophilia.
CCACCGGAACTGCGCGCGCGCCTGCGCCTGCTGCGGTTGCGGCCGCGCCTGGCCAGCGGTGCCAGTGGCATCGGCCAGCACGCCAGCCGCAGCCGTGGTGCCGGCCTGGAATTCGCCCAGTACCGCGCCTATGAGCCCGGCGACGAACTGCGCCAGATCGACTGGAAGCTGTACGCGCGTTCGGACCGCTTCTTCGTGCGCGAATCCGAGCGCGAGAGCCCGATCACCCTCTGGCTGCTACTCGATGCCACCGCCTCGGCCGGCCAGGCTGATCGCGCGGCACCACAGCGCACGCGACTGGACCATATGCGTGGCGTGGCGGCGTGCCTGGTTGAACTGGCCCTGCAACAGGGTGATCGCTTCGGCCTGTTGGCCGTCAATGGCGACGGCCTGCAGCTGGTGCCGGCCGCGAGCGGTGCGCGCCAGCGCGACCGTGTGTATCTGCAATTGCAGGCGCTGCAGGCACGGGGCGGCTGGCCG
Proteins encoded in this region:
- a CDS encoding DUF58 domain-containing protein — translated: MNAGAPLTLPPELRARLRLLRLRPRLASGASGIGQHASRSRGAGLEFAQYRAYEPGDELRQIDWKLYARSDRFFVRESERESPITLWLLLDATASAGQADRAAPQRTRLDHMRGVAACLVELALQQGDRFGLLAVNGDGLQLVPAASGARQRDRVYLQLQALQARGGWPLSERLRPLWERVRPGDLLLAIGDGFDEAGIVLLEQLASARREVALLQILSADERDFPFDAGHRFRDPETGEELLGDGAAIRADYLQRFAGARSALQARLQAGGIASATGWLDQPLDQPLQALFGRGGGA